From the genome of Methanobrevibacter smithii ATCC 35061, one region includes:
- a CDS encoding IspD/TarI family cytidylyltransferase, with translation MICAALLAGGIGTRLDVGMPKQFYLIAGKPILIHSLEAFLKVEEMDEIIVSSPKECVNKTKDVIKEYDLTDPRITVIEGGKRRSDTILNSINYTLENDYPKDSIMVTHDAARIFVTPKLIKDSIRYAKQYGAASAVIPATDVIFESKKDGILTDVPDRQYLLQSQTPQSFNINHYIEIYSDLSDEEIDKLDEAMILFHMRGHEIGLFEGDRTNFKVTRPSDIKIANAMLRG, from the coding sequence ATGATATGTGCTGCACTACTTGCTGGAGGTATAGGAACCCGTTTGGATGTTGGAATGCCTAAGCAATTTTATTTAATAGCTGGTAAACCGATTTTAATACATTCTCTGGAAGCTTTCTTAAAAGTTGAAGAAATGGATGAAATTATAGTATCTTCACCGAAAGAATGTGTTAATAAAACTAAAGATGTAATAAAAGAATATGACTTAACAGACCCAAGAATCACTGTTATAGAAGGTGGAAAAAGACGTAGTGATACAATTTTAAATTCCATTAACTACACTCTTGAAAATGATTATCCTAAAGATTCAATAATGGTTACTCATGATGCTGCAAGGATATTTGTAACTCCAAAATTAATTAAAGACAGTATAAGATATGCAAAACAGTATGGTGCAGCCAGTGCAGTTATTCCGGCTACAGATGTCATATTTGAATCTAAAAAAGACGGAATATTAACTGACGTTCCAGACAGACAGTATTTGCTGCAGTCTCAAACACCCCAATCATTTAACATAAATCATTACATTGAAATTTACAGTGATTTGTCCGATGAGGAAATTGACAAATTAGATGAAGCTATGATTTTGTTTCACATGAGGGGTCATGAAATTGGTTTATTTGAAGGAGATAGAACTAATTTTAAAGTTACAAGACCATCAGATATTAAAATAGCTAATGCGATGTTAAGGGGATAA
- a CDS encoding cytidylyltransferase domain-containing protein, which produces MKIGAIIQARTSSTRLPQKVLKPLPFNSKTNVLQQVIRRVSKSELIDEIIIATTIHDEDEKIVEVAKKENIKFYKGSLENVLERYYNAALENSLDVVVRITSDCPCADANIIDEIIKKHIDSDADYTSNTLTRGFPRGIDAEVINFSVLEKAYENATDKFEKEHVTPFIYKTHPEDFKIVQYETKNDNSDIRITLDTPQDYALLCSVYDNLYDKNEFFSLEDIIELFNNKPYLKDINSEITQKKVCNSLEEELAEVINLCKKQDLDRAKQYIEKII; this is translated from the coding sequence ATGAAAATTGGAGCAATTATTCAGGCCAGAACCTCTTCAACAAGACTTCCGCAAAAAGTTTTAAAACCACTACCTTTCAATAGCAAAACCAATGTATTGCAGCAGGTTATAAGAAGAGTATCCAAATCTGAACTTATTGATGAAATAATAATAGCTACAACAATACATGATGAAGATGAAAAAATAGTTGAAGTAGCTAAAAAAGAAAACATTAAGTTTTACAAAGGCAGTCTGGAAAATGTTCTGGAACGATATTATAATGCTGCTTTGGAAAACAGTTTGGATGTTGTTGTCAGGATAACCAGTGACTGTCCATGTGCCGATGCAAATATAATTGATGAAATTATTAAAAAACATATAGACTCCGATGCAGATTATACTTCCAATACATTAACTAGAGGATTTCCAAGAGGAATCGATGCTGAAGTAATTAATTTCAGTGTTTTGGAAAAGGCATATGAAAATGCCACTGACAAATTTGAAAAGGAACATGTAACTCCATTTATCTACAAAACACATCCTGAAGACTTTAAAATAGTGCAATATGAAACAAAAAACGACAACTCTGATATTAGGATTACTTTAGATACTCCTCAGGATTATGCTCTGCTCTGCAGTGTTTATGATAATTTATATGATAAAAATGAATTCTTCTCTCTGGAGGATATTATAGAATTATTTAACAATAAACCTTATTTAAAAGATATAAACTCCGAAATTACTCAAAAAAAGGTTTGCAATAGTTTGGAAGAGGAATTGGCTGAAGTTATAAATTTATGCAAAAAACAGGATTTGGACAGAGCCAAACAATACATTGAAAAGATAATATGA
- a CDS encoding bifunctional UDP-2,4-diacetamido-2,4,6-trideoxy-beta-L-altropyranose hydrolase/GNAT family N-acetyltransferase, whose amino-acid sequence MNVIILTEGGKDYGFGHVARCSSIYQAFRKFCITPQFIVNGDKSIDAILQNIDYTIYDWQNMEFADDDIVIIDSYHAPLEFYQKIAKTTALAIYIDDNNRIDYPDGTVVNGTILATTKRKDALYGSKYIPLRQDFWNTKIIDVNDEIRNVLITLGGNDLRNLTPKILNLLKNEDFTKKVIIGNSFDNVGEIEEFDDELIYSPDSRQMLEAMESTDLAISSAGQTLYELARVGVPTIAVGVVDNQINNIKNWQKQGFIEFAGFWDDEDLGENILAKLELLKDFDLRKEKQNRAISAVDGKGSLRIAKTALNKYYRKNSVFREIKKEDCLKIFEIANDEEVRKSSFNCDKIDLETHKKWFNRILNDDTTGFMVLEYGQDIIGQLRFDFDEKYPVISISLNKKYRGLGLSKYLLNNGINYIKENYNQNTLIADIKKSNARSISFFEAMGFKKEYEIRNGSALRFIYRG is encoded by the coding sequence ATGAATGTAATAATATTAACTGAAGGTGGAAAAGACTACGGTTTTGGTCATGTAGCAAGATGCAGCTCAATATATCAGGCTTTTAGAAAATTCTGCATAACACCTCAATTTATTGTTAATGGAGACAAATCAATTGATGCGATTTTGCAAAATATTGATTATACTATTTATGACTGGCAGAATATGGAATTTGCTGATGATGATATTGTTATTATAGATTCATATCATGCACCACTCGAATTTTACCAGAAAATAGCTAAAACAACTGCACTGGCTATTTATATTGATGACAATAATCGTATAGATTATCCTGACGGAACAGTTGTAAACGGAACAATCCTTGCAACAACCAAAAGAAAAGATGCACTGTACGGTTCAAAATACATTCCGCTTAGACAGGATTTCTGGAACACAAAAATAATTGATGTTAATGATGAAATAAGAAATGTTTTAATTACTTTAGGTGGAAATGATTTAAGAAATCTGACTCCGAAAATCCTAAATTTGCTGAAAAATGAGGATTTTACAAAAAAGGTCATTATAGGAAATAGCTTTGATAATGTTGGTGAAATCGAGGAGTTTGATGATGAACTGATTTATTCTCCAGACAGCAGGCAAATGCTTGAGGCTATGGAAAGCACAGATTTGGCTATTTCATCAGCAGGTCAGACATTATATGAACTTGCAAGAGTAGGTGTTCCGACAATTGCTGTCGGGGTTGTTGATAATCAGATAAACAATATTAAAAACTGGCAGAAGCAGGGTTTCATTGAGTTTGCAGGATTTTGGGATGATGAAGATTTGGGGGAAAATATTTTAGCCAAACTCGAGTTGCTTAAAGATTTTGATTTAAGAAAAGAAAAACAGAATAGAGCAATAAGTGCCGTTGATGGTAAAGGTTCACTGAGAATAGCTAAAACTGCTCTAAACAAGTATTACAGGAAAAATTCTGTTTTTAGAGAAATTAAAAAAGAGGATTGTCTTAAAATATTTGAAATAGCTAATGATGAGGAAGTAAGAAAAAGCTCATTTAATTGTGATAAAATAGATTTGGAAACTCATAAAAAATGGTTCAATAGGATATTAAATGATGATACAACAGGATTTATGGTTTTGGAATACGGTCAGGATATTATAGGTCAGCTGAGATTTGATTTTGATGAAAAGTATCCTGTTATCAGCATCAGCCTAAATAAAAAATATAGAGGCTTGGGATTATCCAAATATCTGTTGAATAATGGAATAAATTATATTAAAGAGAATTATAATCAGAATACTTTAATTGCTGACATTAAAAAAAGCAATGCAAGGTCAATTTCATTTTTTGAGGCTATGGGATTTAAAAAAGAATATGAAATCAGAAACGGCAGTGCTTTAAGATTTATTTACAGAGGCTAA
- a CDS encoding surface carbohydrate biosynthesis protein, with protein sequence MADIVIFYELPERELNNANLLKAEFEKRGYSVDILGYYNYRELIFPRKYKPKLLIGQAGYNNNDIERYTVRFKPKIDKILNLRYEQVIAKRILDSKAHYPKEYMKKASHVCWSENIKQDMMAEGIDEKNLPVTGDIKTDFSNHRFDSFFKTKDQLASEFNLDSSKEWILFISSFTFNEKDSKRLMSMNHNLDDGKYMQKWNVESKAIVMEWFEKFLKTHPEKEFIYRPHPVEFNVLDEDSTISILDEKYPNFHYINKYAIQEWIRPCDYLNTVISTSIIDVYLLEKQCNILRPVELNPDFDNPLLVGAKTICTYDEFEKLNTDKNTDEFPVSREMIGQYYDFGDKLAYERICDYAEKMINDDSFKHDFYPNPSRFHRLKFIIKRSLDVPKLIPAVIKSAIKNKSSTSKTKDNRSIYEKNAKKIREIVNQSS encoded by the coding sequence ATGGCTGATATTGTAATCTTTTATGAACTTCCGGAAAGGGAATTAAATAATGCTAATCTTTTAAAAGCAGAATTTGAAAAAAGAGGATATTCTGTTGATATATTAGGTTATTATAATTACAGGGAACTTATTTTTCCAAGAAAATATAAACCTAAATTATTGATTGGTCAGGCAGGTTATAACAATAATGACATTGAAAGATATACTGTCAGATTCAAACCTAAAATCGATAAGATACTTAATTTAAGATATGAACAGGTAATAGCTAAAAGAATTCTTGATTCTAAAGCTCATTATCCAAAAGAGTATATGAAAAAAGCCAGTCATGTTTGCTGGAGTGAAAATATAAAACAGGATATGATGGCTGAAGGAATTGATGAAAAAAATTTACCTGTTACTGGTGATATTAAAACAGATTTCTCAAATCACCGCTTTGATTCATTTTTCAAAACTAAAGATCAGCTGGCAAGTGAATTTAATTTGGATTCATCCAAGGAATGGATTTTATTTATTTCAAGTTTCACATTTAATGAAAAAGATTCTAAACGTTTAATGAGTATGAATCATAATCTGGATGATGGTAAATATATGCAAAAATGGAATGTTGAATCAAAAGCTATCGTAATGGAATGGTTTGAGAAATTCCTAAAAACACATCCTGAAAAGGAATTTATTTACCGTCCACATCCTGTTGAATTCAATGTCCTTGATGAAGACTCTACAATCAGTATTTTAGATGAAAAATATCCTAATTTCCATTATATCAATAAATATGCAATTCAGGAATGGATCAGGCCATGCGATTATTTAAACACTGTTATAAGTACTTCTATTATTGATGTTTACTTGCTGGAAAAACAGTGCAATATTTTAAGACCTGTTGAATTAAATCCTGACTTTGATAATCCGTTGCTTGTTGGAGCTAAAACTATCTGCACTTATGATGAATTTGAAAAGTTAAACACGGATAAAAACACTGATGAATTCCCGGTTTCTCGTGAAATGATTGGTCAGTATTATGATTTTGGAGATAAGTTGGCTTATGAGAGAATTTGTGATTATGCAGAAAAGATGATTAATGATGATTCGTTTAAGCATGATTTCTATCCGAATCCGTCAAGATTCCACAGATTGAAGTTTATTATTAAAAGGTCTCTTGATGTACCGAAATTAATTCCTGCTGTTATCAAGTCAGCTATTAAAAACAAGTCATCCACATCCAAAACCAAAGACAACAGGTCAATTTATGAAAAAAATGCTAAAAAAATAAGGGAAATTGTAAATCAGTCTTCATAA
- the pseB gene encoding UDP-N-acetylglucosamine 4,6-dehydratase (inverting) produces the protein MLNDKTILITGGTGSFGKKFTKRVLEQYNPKKIIIYSRDEYKQYLMQRQFAQHKKVMRYFIGDVRDKERFARACDGVDIIVHAAALKQVPAAEYNPLEAIKTNIDGARNIVDVAIDKHVEKVVALSTDKAVNPVNLYGATKMVSDKLFIAANAYVGAKNTQFSVVRYGNVSGSRGSVIPFFKTLIDEGQTKIPITDMRMTRFWITLDEAVDLVIKAIGDAKGGELFIHKCPSFKVTDLAKAMLPDCEFEDVGIRPGEKLHEVMITKEDSRSAYEYDDYYIIYPDLEWWEDVNIKEGGKKVEDRFYYASDNNPVWLSVEEIREALKDIDIVY, from the coding sequence ATGTTAAATGATAAAACTATTTTAATTACTGGAGGAACAGGTTCTTTTGGTAAAAAGTTTACAAAAAGAGTATTGGAACAGTACAATCCTAAAAAAATTATTATATATTCAAGAGATGAATACAAGCAATATTTAATGCAAAGACAATTTGCCCAACATAAAAAAGTAATGCGTTACTTTATTGGGGACGTTAGAGACAAAGAAAGATTTGCACGTGCTTGTGATGGTGTAGATATTATTGTTCATGCAGCTGCATTAAAACAAGTTCCGGCTGCTGAATACAATCCGTTGGAAGCTATTAAAACCAATATTGATGGTGCTAGAAACATTGTGGATGTTGCTATTGACAAGCATGTTGAAAAGGTAGTGGCATTATCCACTGACAAGGCAGTTAATCCGGTTAACTTGTATGGTGCTACTAAAATGGTTTCAGATAAATTGTTCATAGCAGCAAATGCTTATGTGGGTGCTAAAAACACTCAGTTTTCAGTAGTTCGTTATGGTAATGTTTCAGGCAGTCGTGGATCTGTAATTCCATTTTTCAAAACTTTAATTGATGAAGGTCAAACTAAAATACCAATTACTGACATGAGAATGACAAGATTTTGGATTACTCTTGATGAGGCTGTTGATTTGGTAATTAAGGCTATTGGTGATGCTAAAGGTGGGGAATTATTTATCCATAAATGTCCTTCATTTAAAGTAACTGATTTGGCAAAAGCCATGCTTCCGGATTGTGAATTTGAAGATGTGGGTATCAGGCCAGGTGAAAAGCTCCATGAAGTAATGATAACCAAAGAAGATTCAAGGTCAGCTTATGAATATGATGATTATTATATAATTTACCCTGATTTGGAATGGTGGGAAGATGTTAATATAAAAGAAGGTGGAAAAAAGGTAGAAGACAGATTCTACTATGCATCTGACAATAATCCGGTTTGGTTATCTGTTGAAGAGATTAGGGAAGCTTTAAAAGATATAGATATTGTATACTAG
- a CDS encoding LicD family protein, producing MHYTDYSDETIHKLQELELMILKDFIAICEENNIEYFIYGGSALGAVRHGGFIPWDDDIDIIMFRKDYEKFKKVALSKPNNKYNFLTSKTKDYFFLFSKIMLKNTIFEEWWVNQVDFDLGIDIDIFVLDKVPDNKLKRFFHVKRCRVLDRLLAMSVIKFKGYPSLVQALANTGHAFLKLFNISRESLFDKTHKLLDKYNDKDCECVCDISALHHPQIYKISDFKPGKTIMFEDVEVHCPNNLDSILTQIYGDYMKLPPESERYNHITQKIDFGPYED from the coding sequence ATGCATTATACTGATTATTCTGATGAAACTATTCACAAACTGCAGGAATTGGAGCTTATGATTCTAAAGGATTTTATAGCTATTTGTGAAGAAAACAACATTGAGTATTTTATTTACGGAGGCAGTGCATTAGGTGCCGTCAGACATGGCGGTTTTATTCCATGGGATGATGACATAGACATTATTATGTTTAGAAAAGACTATGAAAAGTTTAAAAAAGTCGCATTATCCAAACCCAACAATAAATATAATTTTTTAACAAGCAAAACAAAGGATTACTTCTTTTTATTTTCAAAAATCATGCTCAAAAACACTATTTTTGAAGAATGGTGGGTCAATCAGGTAGATTTTGATTTAGGAATTGACATTGACATATTTGTATTGGACAAAGTTCCGGACAATAAACTAAAACGATTCTTCCATGTAAAACGTTGCCGTGTCTTAGACAGATTACTTGCAATGTCTGTTATAAAATTTAAAGGATATCCTTCATTAGTTCAGGCATTAGCCAATACAGGACATGCATTTTTAAAGCTGTTTAATATTTCAAGAGAATCATTATTTGATAAAACCCATAAATTACTGGACAAATACAATGATAAAGACTGTGAATGTGTCTGTGATATTTCAGCTCTTCACCATCCCCAAATTTATAAAATAAGTGATTTCAAACCGGGAAAAACAATAATGTTTGAAGATGTTGAAGTTCACTGCCCGAATAATCTTGACAGCATCCTTACACAAATCTATGGAGATTATATGAAATTACCTCCAGAATCTGAAAGATATAATCATATAACTCAAAAAATAGATTTTGGCCCTTATGAAGACTGA
- the pseC gene encoding UDP-4-amino-4,6-dideoxy-N-acetyl-beta-L-altrosamine transaminase, with translation MIFISKFLPYGKQCIDQEDIDAVADVLSEDFITQGPKITEFEEEIAKYVGAKYGVAFNSGTSALHGAYFALGLDKGDEMITTPNTFVATANAGLYLGAKVNFCDVEKQTGNIDASKLEANENTKLITPVHYSGNPVNLKEIADIAEDNDARIIEDGAHALGAKYNGKKIGSLKYSEMAMFSFHPVKHITTGEGGIIVTNDEEYYERLQLFRSHGITKNNLVNPRDGDWYYEMQHLGFNYRITDIQCALGLSQLKKLDSFVENRRKIAEKYNGMFEDNPYFDVVKENPDGESAYHLYPILLKEKYANHKKEIFSKLRSEGLGVQVHYIPVYLQPYYQNLGFNKGLCPVDEEFYKRELSIPMYPTLTDEDLEFVQEKLYKVFSEY, from the coding sequence GTGATTTTTATTTCTAAATTTTTACCCTATGGAAAACAATGTATAGATCAGGAAGATATTGATGCAGTTGCTGATGTTTTAAGTGAGGATTTTATTACTCAGGGGCCAAAAATAACAGAATTTGAAGAAGAAATAGCTAAATATGTTGGGGCTAAATATGGAGTTGCCTTCAATTCCGGAACTTCAGCTCTGCATGGTGCTTATTTTGCATTAGGTCTTGATAAGGGAGATGAAATGATTACAACTCCTAATACTTTTGTAGCTACTGCTAACGCTGGGCTATATTTGGGAGCTAAAGTTAATTTCTGTGATGTGGAAAAACAAACCGGAAATATTGATGCATCCAAATTGGAGGCTAATGAAAATACTAAGTTAATAACTCCTGTACATTATAGCGGAAATCCTGTTAACTTAAAGGAAATAGCTGATATTGCTGAGGATAATGATGCCAGAATTATTGAAGACGGAGCACATGCACTTGGTGCAAAGTATAACGGCAAAAAAATAGGCTCTTTAAAATACTCTGAAATGGCAATGTTTAGTTTTCATCCTGTTAAACATATTACAACAGGTGAAGGTGGAATTATTGTTACAAATGATGAGGAGTACTATGAAAGACTTCAGTTATTCAGATCCCATGGAATTACTAAAAATAACTTGGTAAATCCTCGTGACGGCGACTGGTATTATGAAATGCAGCATTTAGGATTTAATTACAGAATAACTGATATTCAATGTGCTTTAGGTTTATCACAGCTTAAAAAATTAGATTCCTTTGTTGAAAACAGAAGAAAAATAGCTGAAAAATATAATGGAATGTTTGAAGACAATCCATATTTTGATGTTGTTAAAGAAAATCCGGACGGTGAGTCTGCATATCATTTATATCCGATTTTGTTAAAAGAAAAATATGCAAATCATAAAAAGGAAATATTTTCAAAATTACGCTCTGAAGGATTAGGTGTTCAGGTGCATTATATACCTGTTTATTTACAACCTTACTATCAAAACCTTGGATTTAATAAAGGACTTTGTCCAGTAGATGAAGAGTTTTACAAAAGAGAACTTAGTATACCAATGTATCCTACATTAACTGATGAAGATTTAGAGTTTGTACAAGAAAAACTTTACAAAGTGTTTAGTGAGTATTAG
- a CDS encoding NAD(P)H-dependent glycerol-3-phosphate dehydrogenase has product MSLNVGVIGAGAMGTAISQCIAPNTNKLLLYARRKEICDDINEGHINCEYHPSVKLHENIRAVNDLCDLKDVDVIFLCIPSSVMRQTMVQLNEIVSDKCIFVSTAKGIENKTNKRMSEVIKEETGRSAVVLSGPNIASEMMKNLPSATTIASIKKKDLEIVKSVLSTSKLKVNTNHDVIGTEFCGIIKNILAISQGICKGMGINDNAKFAVFTKSYNETKCIIEKLGGNRSTVDDYCGFGDIITASTLNVSRNHTLGIWYGQGVYLDEQTGVLFEGKNTAIVLKEICDKLNIECLTVNFVYDVIILKKSPKKAFYALWEKL; this is encoded by the coding sequence ATGTCATTGAATGTTGGAGTTATAGGTGCTGGAGCAATGGGAACAGCTATTTCTCAGTGTATTGCACCAAATACTAATAAATTGTTATTGTATGCCAGAAGAAAAGAAATCTGTGATGATATAAATGAAGGACATATTAACTGCGAGTATCATCCAAGTGTTAAACTGCATGAAAATATTAGGGCTGTCAATGATTTATGTGATCTGAAGGATGTTGATGTTATATTTTTATGTATTCCTTCATCAGTTATGCGCCAGACAATGGTTCAGTTAAATGAAATAGTTTCAGATAAGTGTATTTTTGTAAGCACAGCTAAAGGAATTGAAAACAAGACAAATAAAAGAATGAGTGAAGTTATTAAAGAGGAAACCGGAAGATCTGCAGTAGTGTTATCCGGACCGAACATAGCTTCTGAAATGATGAAAAACCTGCCTTCTGCAACTACAATAGCCAGTATAAAGAAAAAAGATCTGGAAATAGTCAAAAGTGTATTGTCAACTTCCAAACTTAAAGTTAACACTAATCATGATGTTATCGGAACTGAATTTTGCGGTATCATTAAAAATATTTTAGCTATTTCTCAGGGAATCTGTAAAGGAATGGGCATTAATGACAATGCTAAATTTGCAGTTTTCACCAAAAGTTATAATGAAACTAAATGTATTATTGAGAAATTAGGTGGAAACAGATCAACAGTAGATGATTACTGTGGATTTGGAGATATTATAACAGCATCTACATTAAATGTAAGTAGAAATCATACTTTAGGTATCTGGTACGGTCAGGGTGTATATCTGGATGAGCAGACAGGAGTTCTTTTTGAAGGGAAAAACACAGCTATTGTTCTTAAGGAAATCTGTGATAAGTTAAATATTGAATGTTTAACTGTTAATTTTGTTTATGATGTTATTATTTTGAAAAAAAGTCCTAAAAAAGCATTTTATGCATTATGGGAAAAATTATAA
- the pseI gene encoding pseudaminic acid synthase, producing MEFKIEDRLIGDGHPAFIIAELSANHMNDYDIAVKTIEAMAKSGADAVKFQTYTPDTITLDCDNEYFQIKQGTIWDGQVLYNLYEDAFMPWDWQPKLKKVAEDLGLIVFSSPFDETSVDFLEDMDMGAYKIASFEITDIPLIEYVASKNKPVIISTGIASKEDIDLAIKTCKDAGNDKIAVLKCTSSYPAPLEEINLKTIPDLKENFKTVVGLSDHTLGSDVAVASVAMGVKIIEKHFILDRTMEGPDSDFSMEPDEFKQMVDSIRNVEKALGKVSYELSDKMKANREFSRSLFAVKDIKKGELITKDNVKSIRPGFGLHPKYLSEIIGCRASEDIDRGTPFKLEFVNK from the coding sequence ATGGAATTTAAAATTGAAGACAGATTAATTGGTGATGGACATCCTGCATTTATAATAGCTGAGCTTTCAGCAAACCATATGAATGATTATGACATAGCTGTTAAAACTATAGAAGCAATGGCAAAATCTGGTGCAGATGCAGTTAAATTTCAGACCTACACTCCGGATACCATAACTTTAGACTGTGACAATGAGTATTTTCAGATAAAACAGGGAACAATATGGGACGGTCAGGTATTGTATAACCTCTATGAGGATGCATTTATGCCATGGGATTGGCAGCCTAAACTGAAAAAGGTAGCTGAAGATTTGGGGTTAATTGTATTTTCTTCACCCTTTGATGAAACTTCAGTTGATTTTTTAGAAGATATGGATATGGGAGCATATAAAATTGCATCTTTTGAAATTACAGATATTCCATTAATTGAATATGTAGCAAGCAAAAACAAACCGGTTATAATCTCAACAGGAATAGCTTCAAAAGAAGACATTGATTTGGCCATTAAAACATGTAAGGATGCAGGTAATGATAAAATAGCTGTTTTAAAATGCACTTCATCTTATCCTGCTCCATTGGAAGAAATAAATCTTAAGACAATTCCTGATTTAAAAGAAAACTTCAAAACAGTTGTCGGACTTTCAGACCATACTTTAGGCAGTGATGTAGCTGTTGCATCTGTAGCTATGGGAGTTAAAATAATTGAAAAACACTTTATTTTAGACAGAACTATGGAAGGTCCTGATTCAGACTTTTCAATGGAACCTGATGAATTTAAGCAGATGGTTGATTCAATAAGAAATGTTGAAAAAGCTCTGGGCAAAGTTAGCTATGAATTGTCTGATAAAATGAAGGCAAACAGGGAGTTTTCAAGATCATTATTTGCAGTTAAAGACATTAAAAAAGGAGAACTCATAACAAAAGACAATGTCAAATCAATCAGGCCAGGCTTTGGATTGCATCCTAAATATCTCTCAGAAATTATCGGATGCAGGGCTTCTGAAGATATTGACAGAGGAACTCCTTTTAAACTGGAATTTGTAAACAAATAA
- a CDS encoding glycosyltransferase family 2 protein gives MTFKISVVMPVYNAEKELNAAIDSIINQSLGFENIELIIVDDCSTDNSRNIISDYANEYDNIVPVFLDENSGLPGKPRSLGIKYASADYISFLDSDDEYLKEGLENLYNTILTQDSDFVIGSHIINLDGDKVKVKFLQSDERLVNLNPLESQEIFDSLSLNYFVAPWGKIFKKELILDNNISFPEDTLCEDTYFYFKALINSNKISVLPNTQVYMYNTFEHKKTAIHGHDIKKFNRFLKGMYNVNDLLEPVKLSQHVTIGENIGSLLLIFSNLDKSHKMYAVKEIYKFEKHLNCKIDIHRREIAVLNNKVLNKQFKQAIFISKLYTSLYNNQTIKNLYRKFNIRKNN, from the coding sequence ATGACTTTTAAAATTAGTGTAGTAATGCCTGTTTATAATGCTGAAAAGGAATTGAATGCAGCTATTGATTCAATAATCAACCAGTCTTTAGGTTTTGAAAATATTGAGCTGATAATAGTTGATGACTGTTCAACTGATAATTCCAGAAACATTATAAGTGATTATGCTAATGAATATGATAATATTGTTCCTGTTTTTTTAGATGAAAACTCAGGGCTTCCAGGTAAGCCACGCAGTTTAGGTATTAAATATGCCAGTGCCGATTACATTTCCTTTTTAGATTCTGATGATGAATATCTTAAGGAAGGTCTTGAAAATTTGTACAATACTATTTTAACTCAAGACTCTGATTTTGTAATCGGATCACATATCATTAATCTGGATGGAGATAAGGTTAAGGTTAAATTCCTCCAAAGTGATGAAAGATTAGTGAATTTAAATCCTTTGGAATCTCAGGAAATATTTGACAGCTTAAGTTTGAATTATTTTGTAGCTCCATGGGGTAAAATCTTTAAAAAAGAATTAATTTTAGATAACAATATCTCATTCCCGGAAGATACTCTGTGTGAAGACACTTATTTTTATTTTAAGGCACTGATAAATTCAAACAAGATTTCTGTTTTACCAAATACTCAAGTTTATATGTATAACACATTTGAACATAAAAAAACAGCCATTCATGGTCATGATATTAAAAAATTCAACAGATTTCTAAAGGGTATGTATAATGTCAATGATCTTCTGGAACCGGTTAAATTGTCTCAGCATGTAACAATCGGGGAAAATATCGGAAGTTTGCTTTTAATATTTTCTAATTTGGATAAAAGTCATAAGATGTATGCGGTTAAAGAAATTTACAAGTTTGAAAAGCATTTAAACTGCAAAATAGATATTCATAGAAGAGAAATTGCTGTTTTAAACAATAAAGTTTTAAATAAACAGTTTAAACAGGCTATTTTCATTTCCAAACTTTATACTTCACTTTACAATAATCAGACAATAAAAAATCTTTACAGGAAGTTCAATATTCGGAAAAATAACTAA